A DNA window from Oceanibaculum indicum P24 contains the following coding sequences:
- the trmFO gene encoding methylenetetrahydrofolate--tRNA-(uracil(54)-C(5))-methyltransferase (FADH(2)-oxidizing) TrmFO codes for MIQPVHVVGGGLAGSEAAWQLAEAGVPVVLHEMRPVRATDAHQTDRMAELVCSNSFRSDDAEYNAVGLLHEEMRRCGSLILRSGDGAKLPAGGALAVDRDIFAGAVTQALESHPLITIERGEIAGLPPTDWDSVILATGPLTSPALAEAIRDLTDESSLSFFDAIAPIVYKESIDFSRAWYQSRYDKVGPGGTGKDYINCPFEKDEYIAFIQALLDGEKTEFKEWEKDTPYFEGCLPIEVMASRGVDTLRFGPMKPVGLTDPNTGRRPYAVLQLRQDNALGTLYNLVGFQTKLKYAEQTRVFRMIPGLQNAEFARLGGLHRNTFLNSPKLLDGGLRLKAMPRLRFAGQVTGVEGYVESAAIGLLAGRFAAAERLGREIAPPPPTTALGALLGHITGGADAETFQPMNVNFGLFPEPEQDPDPKKRIKGRERKKLYTGRALADLDGWLGGTRLAAE; via the coding sequence ATGATCCAACCGGTGCATGTCGTCGGCGGCGGTCTGGCCGGATCGGAAGCCGCCTGGCAGCTGGCCGAGGCCGGTGTCCCGGTCGTATTGCACGAAATGCGCCCGGTGCGCGCCACGGATGCGCACCAGACCGACCGGATGGCCGAACTGGTCTGCTCCAACTCCTTCCGCTCCGACGATGCCGAGTACAACGCGGTCGGCCTGCTGCATGAGGAGATGCGCCGCTGCGGCTCGCTGATCCTGCGCTCCGGTGACGGCGCGAAGCTGCCGGCGGGCGGCGCGCTGGCCGTGGACCGGGACATCTTTGCCGGTGCCGTCACGCAAGCGCTGGAATCGCATCCGCTGATCACCATCGAGCGCGGGGAGATCGCCGGCCTGCCGCCAACCGACTGGGACAGCGTCATCCTGGCGACCGGTCCCCTCACCTCGCCGGCGCTGGCCGAGGCGATCCGCGACCTGACCGACGAAAGCTCGCTGTCCTTCTTCGATGCCATCGCCCCCATCGTCTATAAGGAGAGCATCGACTTCTCCCGCGCCTGGTATCAGTCGCGCTACGACAAGGTCGGGCCCGGCGGCACCGGCAAGGATTACATCAACTGCCCGTTCGAGAAGGATGAGTATATCGCCTTCATCCAGGCGCTACTGGACGGTGAGAAGACCGAATTCAAGGAATGGGAGAAGGACACTCCCTATTTCGAGGGCTGCCTGCCGATTGAGGTCATGGCGTCGCGCGGCGTCGATACGCTGCGCTTCGGGCCGATGAAGCCGGTGGGCCTTACGGACCCCAATACCGGACGGCGGCCTTATGCGGTGCTTCAGCTCCGCCAGGATAACGCGCTGGGAACGCTGTATAATCTGGTCGGCTTCCAGACCAAACTGAAATATGCCGAACAGACCCGCGTGTTCCGCATGATCCCCGGCCTGCAGAATGCGGAATTCGCCCGGCTGGGCGGGCTGCACCGCAACACCTTCCTGAACTCGCCGAAGCTGCTGGATGGCGGCCTGCGGCTGAAGGCGATGCCGCGCCTGCGCTTCGCCGGGCAGGTCACCGGTGTCGAGGGCTATGTCGAAAGCGCGGCCATCGGGTTGCTGGCCGGGCGCTTCGCCGCCGCCGAACGGCTGGGCCGGGAGATCGCCCCGCCACCGCCGACCACGGCGCTGGGCGCACTGCTGGGCCATATCACCGGCGGTGCCGATGCCGAGACGTTTCAGCCGATGAACGTGAATTTCGGCCTGTTCCCGGAGCCGGAGCAGGACCCCGACCCGAAGAAGCGCATCAAGGGTCGCGAGCGCAAGAAGCTCTATACCGGCCGCGCGCTGGCCGACCTCGACGGCTGGCTCGGCGGCACCCGTCTGGCGGCGGAGTAA
- the hpnE gene encoding hydroxysqualene dehydroxylase HpnE, with protein sequence MSRRLHVIGTGLAGLSAALRGLEAGFTVTLYEAAGQAGGRCRSYVDASLGMEIDNGNHLLLSGNRETLAYLDRIGARDTLTGPERARFPFRDLATGEQWVLKPGYLLPWSPSRRAPGTSAADYLPWRLLTAGPDKVVADFLPAGSTLERVWRPLLVSALNTPLEQASARLAGRLLRETLLRGGSACRPLVARDGLGASFIDPALAVLERAAASVRYHHRLTGLDYEREGIASLSFGDGRVVLQPEDAVILALPPEQAAALLGLDLPLEHQPIVNGHFRFEVDGLPAGEAFLGLVGGTAEWLFRRNDILSTTTSAASMLADQPAGEIADLLWHDIVRALDLPAGIPLPPHRIVKEKRATLAQTPAMARTRPGAATIWRNLALAGDWTDTGLPCTIEGAVRSGRLAVEAID encoded by the coding sequence ATGAGCCGCCGCCTGCATGTGATCGGCACCGGGCTGGCCGGCCTGTCGGCGGCGCTGCGCGGGCTGGAGGCTGGATTTACCGTGACGCTGTACGAGGCGGCGGGCCAAGCTGGTGGACGCTGCCGCTCCTATGTCGATGCAAGCCTCGGCATGGAAATCGATAATGGCAATCATCTGCTGCTGTCCGGCAACCGCGAGACGCTGGCCTATCTGGACCGCATCGGCGCGCGCGACACGCTGACCGGGCCGGAACGGGCACGCTTCCCGTTCCGTGACCTTGCAACGGGGGAGCAATGGGTGTTGAAGCCCGGCTATCTGCTGCCCTGGTCGCCATCGCGGCGGGCACCGGGCACCAGCGCCGCCGACTACCTGCCCTGGCGGCTGCTGACGGCTGGGCCGGATAAGGTTGTGGCGGACTTCCTGCCGGCGGGAAGCACGCTGGAGCGCGTCTGGCGGCCCCTGCTGGTCTCCGCCCTCAACACGCCTTTGGAACAGGCTTCGGCGCGGCTGGCGGGGCGCTTGCTGCGGGAAACGCTGCTACGGGGCGGTTCCGCCTGCCGGCCACTGGTTGCGCGCGACGGTCTGGGTGCCAGCTTTATCGATCCGGCGCTGGCGGTGCTGGAACGCGCAGCGGCTTCGGTTCGCTATCATCACAGGCTGACTGGGCTGGATTATGAGAGGGAAGGCATCGCCAGCCTGTCCTTCGGCGATGGGCGTGTCGTCCTTCAGCCGGAGGATGCGGTCATTCTCGCCCTGCCGCCGGAACAGGCTGCGGCGCTGCTGGGGCTGGACCTGCCGCTGGAGCATCAGCCCATCGTGAATGGCCATTTCCGCTTTGAAGTGGACGGGCTGCCGGCTGGCGAGGCGTTTCTGGGACTGGTCGGCGGCACGGCCGAATGGCTGTTCCGCCGCAACGATATCCTCTCCACTACCACCAGTGCTGCCAGCATGCTGGCGGACCAGCCGGCCGGGGAGATCGCCGACCTGCTCTGGCACGATATCGTGCGAGCCCTCGACCTGCCCGCCGGCATACCCCTACCCCCGCATCGCATCGTGAAGGAAAAGCGCGCGACGCTGGCGCAGACCCCGGCGATGGCGCGAACACGGCCCGGCGCCGCAACCATCTGGCGCAATCTGGCGCTGGCCGGGGACTGGACCGATACCGGCCTGCCCTGCACCATCGAAGGCGCGGTGCGGTCTGGCAGGCTGGCGGTAGAGGCCATAGATTAA
- a CDS encoding superoxide dismutase produces the protein MPFELPALPYAQNALEPHISANTFSFHHGKHHNTYVVNLNKMIDGTPLASKSLEEIILDSAGDASKAGIFNNAAQVWNHTFFWHSMKPGGGGKPTGKIAKMIDESFGSYEKFAEEFKAAGAGQFGSGWAWLVEDGGKLAVMKTPNAELPMTKGKKALLTCDVWEHAYYLDYQNRRPDFLAAFLDHLVNWDFAEKNLAA, from the coding sequence ATGCCCTTCGAACTTCCGGCCCTGCCCTACGCGCAGAACGCCCTGGAGCCGCACATCTCCGCCAATACCTTCAGCTTCCATCATGGCAAGCACCACAACACCTACGTTGTGAACCTGAACAAGATGATCGACGGCACGCCGCTCGCCTCGAAGTCGCTGGAGGAAATCATCCTCGACAGCGCCGGCGATGCCTCGAAGGCTGGCATCTTCAACAATGCCGCGCAGGTGTGGAACCACACCTTCTTCTGGCATTCGATGAAGCCGGGCGGCGGCGGCAAGCCCACCGGCAAGATTGCCAAGATGATCGACGAGTCCTTCGGCTCCTACGAGAAGTTCGCCGAGGAATTCAAGGCCGCCGGCGCCGGCCAGTTCGGCAGCGGCTGGGCCTGGCTGGTCGAGGATGGCGGTAAGCTGGCGGTCATGAAGACCCCGAACGCCGAACTGCCGATGACCAAGGGCAAGAAGGCGCTGCTGACCTGCGACGTGTGGGAGCATGCCTACTATCTGGACTACCAGAACCGCCGGCCGGACTTCCTGGCCGCCTTCCTGGATCACCTGGTGAACTGGGACTTCGCGGAAAAGAACCTGGCCGCCTGA
- a CDS encoding PaaI family thioesterase, with product MSRVTPEELDRIAREEVPYVGQLGVRFENVGDGEVTARLPFRDDLLRPGGTITGPAMMGLADIVMYGCVLSRIGVVKLAVTTNLTANFLKRPKPGDLIARGRLLKCGRRLAYGEVSIFSDGDSEPVCHVTSTYSIPPENKAS from the coding sequence ATGAGCAGGGTCACGCCGGAAGAGCTGGACCGCATCGCGCGGGAGGAGGTGCCCTATGTCGGGCAGCTGGGCGTGCGCTTCGAGAATGTTGGCGACGGCGAGGTGACCGCCCGCCTGCCGTTCCGTGACGATCTGCTGCGCCCCGGCGGCACCATCACTGGCCCGGCCATGATGGGGCTGGCCGACATCGTCATGTATGGCTGCGTGCTCAGCCGCATCGGTGTCGTGAAGCTGGCCGTCACCACCAACCTGACCGCCAATTTCCTGAAGCGACCGAAGCCCGGTGACCTGATCGCGAGGGGCCGGCTGCTGAAATGCGGGCGGCGTCTGGCCTATGGCGAGGTGTCGATTTTCTCCGACGGCGATAGCGAACCGGTGTGCCATGTGACCTCCACCTACTCGATTCCACCGGAAAACAAGGCCTCCTGA
- a CDS encoding Mth938-like domain-containing protein, translated as MDVTPRIAEGRQLIESYGAGRFKITGTVHEGSVLVFPDRVLDWPVTDFQSIDEASLSAFTASDTPEVDILLIGCGAQMRFVPPALRQALRDAGIVIDAMDTGAACRTYNVLMSEDRRVAAALIAVE; from the coding sequence ATGGACGTTACCCCCCGCATCGCCGAGGGACGGCAGCTTATCGAGAGCTATGGCGCGGGCCGCTTCAAGATCACCGGCACGGTGCATGAGGGCTCCGTCCTGGTGTTTCCGGATCGTGTTCTCGACTGGCCCGTCACTGACTTCCAGTCCATTGATGAGGCCAGCCTGTCGGCCTTCACCGCCTCTGATACGCCGGAAGTCGATATCCTGCTGATCGGCTGCGGGGCGCAGATGCGCTTCGTCCCGCCCGCCCTGCGGCAGGCACTGCGGGATGCCGGCATCGTCATCGACGCGATGGATACCGGGGCAGCCTGCCGCACCTACAACGTGCTGATGTCGGAAGACCGCCGGGTCGCCGCCGCGCTGATAGCGGTGGAATAG
- a CDS encoding O-acetylhomoserine aminocarboxypropyltransferase produces MTNTKPGFDTLAVHAGAAPDPATGARSTPIYQTTAYVFDDVDHAASLFNLQAFGNIYSRLTNPTVAVLEERIASLEGGRGATCVASGHAAQLLAFFSFMEPGDEFLAASKLYGGSITQFSRSFKKFGWNAIFVDADDPENFRKAMTPKVKAIFVECLANPGGVIVDIEAVANIAHEAGVPLIVDNTMATPYLCRPIEYGADIVVHSTTKFLSGHGNAMGGAVVDSGKFDWAQNDKFKSLTTPEPAYHGLNFYETFGDLAFTIYGHAMGLRDLGPTMAPMNAYLTITGIETLPLRMQRHVENAQKVAEFLEDHPQVAWVSYAGLPSSKHHALARKYLPKGAGSVFTFGVRGGYEAGVKLVEGCELLSHLANIGDTRSLIIHPASTTHRQLTEPQQIAAGAGPDVVRLSIGIETAEDIMADLDQALAKTKA; encoded by the coding sequence ATGACCAACACCAAGCCCGGTTTCGATACGCTCGCGGTGCATGCCGGCGCCGCTCCCGATCCTGCGACGGGCGCGCGCTCCACGCCGATCTACCAGACCACGGCCTATGTGTTCGACGATGTCGATCACGCCGCCTCGCTGTTCAACCTGCAGGCCTTCGGCAACATCTATTCGCGCCTGACCAACCCGACCGTGGCGGTGCTGGAGGAACGCATCGCCAGCCTGGAAGGCGGCCGTGGCGCCACCTGCGTCGCCTCCGGCCATGCCGCGCAGCTGCTGGCCTTCTTCTCCTTCATGGAGCCGGGCGACGAATTCCTGGCCGCAAGCAAGCTCTATGGCGGGTCGATTACGCAGTTTTCCCGCAGCTTCAAGAAGTTCGGCTGGAACGCGATCTTCGTGGATGCGGACGATCCGGAGAATTTCCGCAAGGCGATGACGCCCAAGGTGAAGGCGATCTTCGTCGAATGCCTGGCCAATCCGGGCGGCGTAATCGTCGATATCGAGGCGGTGGCGAACATCGCGCACGAGGCCGGCGTGCCGCTGATTGTCGACAACACGATGGCGACGCCCTATCTGTGCCGGCCCATCGAGTATGGCGCCGACATCGTTGTGCACTCCACCACCAAGTTCCTGTCCGGCCATGGCAATGCGATGGGCGGCGCCGTCGTCGATTCCGGCAAATTCGACTGGGCGCAGAACGACAAGTTCAAATCGCTGACCACGCCGGAGCCGGCCTATCACGGGCTGAATTTCTACGAGACCTTCGGCGATCTCGCCTTCACCATCTATGGCCATGCGATGGGGCTGCGCGACCTCGGGCCGACCATGGCGCCGATGAACGCCTATCTCACCATCACCGGCATCGAGACCCTGCCGCTGCGCATGCAGCGCCATGTCGAGAATGCGCAGAAGGTGGCGGAGTTCCTGGAGGACCACCCGCAGGTTGCCTGGGTGTCCTATGCCGGCCTGCCCAGCAGCAAGCACCATGCGCTGGCCCGCAAGTACCTGCCGAAGGGCGCCGGCTCGGTGTTCACCTTCGGCGTACGCGGCGGGTACGAGGCCGGCGTGAAACTGGTCGAGGGCTGCGAGTTGCTGTCGCATCTGGCGAATATCGGCGATACACGCTCGCTCATCATCCATCCGGCCTCGACCACGCACCGGCAGCTGACGGAGCCGCAGCAGATCGCCGCCGGCGCCGGACCGGACGTGGTGCGACTGTCCATCGGCATCGAGACGGCGGAGGACATCATGGCGGATCTCGACCAGGCCCTGGCCAAAACCAAGGCCTAA
- the hpnD gene encoding presqualene diphosphate synthase HpnD: MSLQAEAEAHVLDIVRRARSSFYWSMRLLPGEKRRAMYAIYAYCRELDDIADGDLPRTEKLARLEGWRREITALYAGSPTHPIAIALAGPVARYRLDRRWFEEILTGVRMDATGDILAPSLLELQLYCRRVAGAVGMLSIAVYGASGKAAAGFALALGDAVQLTNILRDLREDAADGRLYLSADMLEAAGIHMRDPDAVLDHPAIVRVCAAMIDWAEQRYADAEDALRDCDRQALRPAIVILATYKRLLDRLKQAELPAPQRIRLGRLEKIVIALRAGLTLKP; encoded by the coding sequence ATGAGTCTGCAAGCCGAAGCCGAGGCGCATGTGCTGGACATTGTGCGGCGGGCACGCAGCTCCTTCTACTGGAGCATGCGGCTGCTGCCGGGCGAGAAGCGGCGCGCCATGTATGCCATCTACGCCTATTGCCGGGAGCTGGACGACATCGCCGACGGTGATCTGCCGCGTACGGAGAAGTTGGCCCGGCTTGAGGGCTGGCGGCGGGAAATCACGGCGCTCTACGCCGGATCGCCCACGCACCCCATCGCCATCGCGCTGGCCGGGCCGGTTGCCCGCTACAGGCTCGACCGGCGCTGGTTCGAGGAAATCCTGACCGGTGTCCGCATGGATGCCACTGGCGATATCCTGGCCCCCTCGCTGCTCGAACTGCAGCTCTATTGCCGCCGGGTCGCGGGCGCGGTCGGCATGCTGTCCATCGCGGTCTATGGCGCATCCGGCAAGGCGGCCGCCGGCTTCGCGCTGGCGCTCGGTGACGCGGTGCAGCTGACCAACATCCTGCGCGATCTGCGCGAGGATGCGGCCGACGGCCGTCTCTACCTGTCGGCGGACATGCTAGAGGCGGCAGGCATCCATATGCGCGATCCCGACGCCGTGCTCGATCATCCGGCGATTGTCCGCGTCTGTGCGGCGATGATCGACTGGGCGGAACAGCGCTATGCCGATGCCGAGGACGCCCTGCGCGACTGCGACCGGCAGGCACTGCGCCCGGCCATTGTCATCCTGGCGACCTACAAGCGCCTGCTGGACCGGCTGAAGCAGGCCGAGTTGCCGGCGCCGCAGCGCATCCGGCTGGGACGGCTGGAAAAGATCGTCATCGCCCTGCGTGCCGGCCTCACGCTGAAACCATGA
- a CDS encoding enoyl-CoA hydratase gives MAHPAPNVGDEDILLRSDSGGIAALILNRPQARNALSLALMTAVIDELEVIAGDASVKAVVIAGNGPAFCAGHDLKEMRANPGRAFYEKTFSACSRMMQAVVRLPQPVIARVHGIATAAGCQLVASCDLAIAADTARFATPGVNIGLFCSTPMVALSRNIGRKQAMEMLLLGEMVPASRALEFGLINQAVPEAELEAAITEMAGKIAAKSPLVLKIGKEAFYRQLELGLSDAYDYASKVMTENMLARDAGEGIDAFIEKRRPVWQGR, from the coding sequence ATGGCCCATCCTGCCCCCAATGTCGGCGACGAGGATATTCTGCTGCGCAGCGACAGCGGCGGCATCGCGGCGCTGATCCTGAACCGCCCGCAGGCGCGCAACGCGCTGTCCCTCGCCCTGATGACCGCGGTGATCGACGAGCTGGAGGTGATCGCCGGCGATGCCTCGGTCAAGGCGGTGGTGATCGCCGGCAATGGCCCGGCTTTCTGTGCCGGCCATGACCTGAAGGAGATGCGCGCCAATCCGGGCCGTGCCTTCTACGAGAAGACCTTTTCCGCCTGCAGCCGGATGATGCAGGCTGTCGTCCGCCTGCCGCAGCCGGTAATCGCGCGGGTGCATGGCATCGCCACGGCGGCGGGCTGCCAGCTTGTCGCTTCCTGCGATCTCGCCATCGCCGCCGATACTGCCCGCTTCGCCACGCCGGGCGTGAATATTGGGCTGTTCTGTTCGACGCCGATGGTGGCGCTGTCGCGCAATATCGGCCGCAAGCAGGCGATGGAGATGCTGCTGCTGGGCGAAATGGTGCCGGCCTCCCGTGCGCTGGAATTCGGCCTGATCAACCAGGCGGTGCCGGAGGCGGAGCTGGAAGCGGCGATCACGGAGATGGCCGGCAAAATCGCTGCCAAATCGCCGCTGGTGCTGAAGATCGGCAAGGAAGCCTTCTACAGGCAGCTTGAACTGGGGCTGTCGGATGCCTACGACTATGCCAGCAAGGTGATGACCGAGAACATGCTGGCCCGGGATGCCGGCGAAGGCATCGATGCCTTTATCGAGAAGCGCCGACCAGTCTGGCAAGGACGGTAG
- the rpsI gene encoding 30S ribosomal protein S9: MTTVENQGMDALKDLVSEAVEAAPAEPKIDAQGRAYGTGRRKNAIARVWVKPGNGRVVVNGRDQKEYFARPVLQLIVRQPFEAAGRVDQYDVICTVTGGGLSGQAGAVRHGISRALINFEPALRGALKQGGFLTRDSRVVERKKYGRAKARRSFQFSKR; encoded by the coding sequence ATGACCACTGTCGAGAATCAGGGCATGGACGCGCTGAAGGACCTGGTGTCCGAGGCGGTCGAGGCCGCTCCGGCCGAGCCGAAGATCGATGCGCAGGGCCGCGCCTACGGCACGGGCCGCCGCAAGAACGCCATCGCCCGCGTCTGGGTGAAGCCGGGCAACGGCCGCGTCGTCGTGAATGGCCGCGACCAGAAGGAATATTTCGCCCGTCCGGTGCTGCAGCTCATCGTGCGCCAGCCCTTCGAGGCCGCTGGCCGCGTTGACCAGTATGACGTGATCTGCACCGTTACCGGTGGCGGCCTGTCCGGCCAGGCCGGCGCCGTGCGTCACGGCATCAGCCGCGCGCTCATCAATTTCGAGCCGGCGCTGCGTGGCGCGCTGAAGCAGGGCGGGTTCCTGACCCGTGACAGCCGCGTCGTCGAGCGTAAGAAGTACGGCCGTGCCAAGGCGCGACGTAGCTTCCAGTTCTCGAAGCGTTAA
- a CDS encoding squalene/phytoene synthase family protein: protein MPQPVTLPDTVHASGKDAGQESFPVASWLLPPSKRAQIMAFYRFARAADDIADHPALPPEEKLRLLNQMEGRLPATGAEHAAALLVAFRQDAGKARYADWDELMGYCRHSAAPVGRFLLDLFGEDRTLRPHSDALCAALQVLNHVQDCGRDYRALDRLYLPKDWLDAEGATPDMLAVSQTSPALRRTLDRVLDATAALLAVSCPLLPDIRNRGLRIQAATTQIGAEALLARLRQQDPLTRHVRLGWPMRFLCLLRGISSGMASR, encoded by the coding sequence ATGCCGCAGCCCGTGACCCTGCCCGATACCGTCCATGCCTCCGGAAAGGATGCCGGGCAGGAGAGCTTTCCGGTTGCCTCCTGGCTGCTGCCGCCGTCGAAGCGGGCGCAGATCATGGCGTTCTACCGCTTTGCCCGGGCGGCAGACGATATCGCCGATCATCCCGCCCTGCCGCCGGAGGAAAAGCTGCGCCTGCTCAACCAGATGGAGGGCCGGCTGCCAGCCACCGGGGCGGAGCATGCCGCCGCGCTACTGGTGGCCTTCCGGCAGGATGCCGGCAAGGCGCGCTATGCCGACTGGGACGAACTGATGGGCTATTGCCGGCATTCCGCAGCGCCGGTCGGGCGCTTCCTGCTCGACCTGTTCGGCGAGGATCGCACGCTGCGGCCGCACTCCGACGCGCTGTGCGCCGCGCTGCAGGTGCTCAACCATGTGCAGGATTGCGGCAGGGATTACCGCGCGCTCGACCGGCTCTATTTGCCGAAGGACTGGCTTGATGCGGAGGGCGCGACGCCGGACATGCTTGCCGTCTCGCAGACCTCCCCTGCCCTGCGCCGCACGCTGGACCGGGTGCTGGACGCCACGGCAGCACTGCTGGCGGTATCGTGCCCTCTGCTGCCGGACATCCGGAATCGTGGGCTGCGCATCCAGGCGGCGACCACACAGATCGGTGCGGAGGCGCTGCTGGCTCGCCTGCGGCAGCAGGACCCGCTGACCCGGCATGTCCGGCTGGGCTGGCCGATGCGCTTTCTCTGCCTGCTGCGCGGCATCAGCAGCGGGATGGCCAGCCGATGA
- a CDS encoding phytoene/squalene synthase family protein — MPEAALSYCALEVQRNDPERFLTCLFAPADRREALFALYAFNQEVAKTRAIVSEPLLGEIRLTWWREAIAEIYGGTPRQHAVVQALAEAVQAHDLPRAPFDRLIEARGQDLQPEPPADLQALLDYADGTAGTLTDLCLSALGGVERQAGIARAAGTAVALTGLLRALPFHAREHWVNLPASLMEQHGVGLRELYDLKPGAGLNRVVESVAYSARAHLAEARSLRRHVPKRALAALLPLTLAEGHLKRLAKNGHDVFDTSLGEKSPLAAWRLSWMALRGRF; from the coding sequence ATGCCCGAGGCTGCCCTTTCCTATTGCGCCCTTGAGGTACAGCGGAACGATCCGGAACGGTTCCTCACCTGCCTGTTCGCCCCCGCCGACCGGCGCGAGGCGCTGTTCGCGCTCTATGCCTTCAATCAGGAAGTCGCCAAGACCCGCGCCATCGTCTCCGAACCGCTACTCGGCGAAATACGGCTGACCTGGTGGCGCGAGGCCATCGCGGAGATCTACGGGGGCACGCCGCGCCAGCATGCCGTGGTGCAGGCGCTGGCAGAGGCGGTGCAGGCGCATGACCTGCCGCGCGCACCCTTCGACCGGCTGATCGAGGCGCGGGGGCAGGATCTGCAGCCGGAACCGCCCGCCGATCTGCAGGCCCTGCTGGACTATGCCGATGGCACCGCCGGCACGCTGACCGATCTGTGCCTGAGTGCGCTCGGCGGGGTGGAACGGCAAGCCGGGATCGCCCGCGCCGCTGGCACCGCCGTGGCACTGACCGGCCTGCTGCGGGCCTTGCCGTTCCATGCCCGCGAGCATTGGGTGAACCTGCCCGCCAGCCTGATGGAACAGCACGGCGTTGGCCTGCGCGAACTCTATGATCTGAAGCCGGGCGCGGGGCTGAACCGGGTGGTCGAGAGCGTCGCGTACAGCGCCCGCGCACATCTGGCGGAAGCACGCTCGCTACGCCGGCATGTACCGAAACGGGCGCTGGCGGCACTGCTGCCGCTCACGCTCGCCGAAGGGCATCTGAAGCGGCTGGCGAAAAACGGCCATGACGTGTTCGATACCAGCCTCGGCGAGAAATCCCCGCTGGCCGCCTGGCGGCTCAGCTGGATGGCGCTGCGGGGGAGGTTTTAG
- a CDS encoding CoA-binding protein: MFANAMKPSFEKGNHETYPDALIRRILREVKVIAMVGASPDWNRPSYFAMKYLQSKGYRVIPVNPKVAGDEILGETVYASLADIPEKIDMVDVFRNSAAAGPITDEAIAIGAKVVWMQLGVRNDEAAERAEAAGLTVIMNRCPKIEYGRLNGELGWHGFNSGVISSKRRKLPEKK; the protein is encoded by the coding sequence ATGTTCGCCAATGCCATGAAGCCGTCCTTCGAGAAGGGCAATCATGAGACTTACCCCGATGCGCTGATCCGCCGGATCCTGCGCGAGGTGAAGGTAATCGCCATGGTCGGTGCCAGCCCGGACTGGAACCGCCCCTCCTACTTCGCGATGAAGTATCTGCAGTCCAAGGGCTACCGCGTCATTCCGGTGAACCCGAAGGTCGCGGGCGACGAGATTCTGGGTGAGACGGTCTATGCCAGCCTCGCCGACATCCCCGAAAAGATCGACATGGTGGATGTGTTCCGCAATTCTGCCGCCGCCGGGCCGATCACCGATGAGGCGATCGCCATCGGTGCGAAAGTGGTGTGGATGCAGCTGGGCGTGCGCAATGACGAGGCCGCCGAACGGGCCGAGGCCGCCGGCCTGACCGTCATCATGAACCGCTGCCCGAAGATCGAATATGGCAGGCTGAACGGCGAGCTGGGCTGGCACGGTTTCAATTCCGGCGTCATCTCCTCGAAACGCCGCAAACTGCCGGAGAAGAAGTAA
- the rplM gene encoding 50S ribosomal protein L13: MKTYSAKPSEIEKKWVLIDAEGVVLGRLASVIAMRLRGKHKPTFTPHIDTGDNIIVVNAEKVKLTGKKLTDKKFYWHTGHPGGIKERTMGQILGGRFPERAIQKAVERMISKGPLRNKLMGNLKVYAGTEHPHEAQQPEVLDLAAMNSKNKRSA, encoded by the coding sequence ATGAAGACCTACTCCGCCAAGCCGTCGGAGATCGAGAAGAAGTGGGTCCTGATCGACGCTGAAGGCGTCGTTCTGGGCCGGCTCGCCTCGGTCATCGCCATGCGCCTGCGTGGCAAGCACAAGCCGACCTTTACCCCGCATATCGACACCGGTGACAACATCATCGTCGTCAATGCCGAGAAGGTGAAGCTGACCGGCAAGAAGCTGACCGACAAGAAGTTCTACTGGCATACCGGTCATCCGGGCGGCATCAAGGAGCGGACCATGGGTCAGATCCTGGGCGGCCGCTTCCCGGAGCGCGCCATCCAGAAGGCGGTCGAGCGCATGATCTCCAAGGGCCCGCTGCGCAACAAGCTGATGGGCAACCTGAAGGTATATGCCGGCACCGAGCACCCGCACGAGGCGCAGCAGCCGGAGGTTCTGGACCTCGCGGCGATGAATTCGAAGAACAAGAGGAGTGCCTAA